The following is a genomic window from Bacillus sp. FJAT-52991.
CACGCATCTCTTGCATCGTGTGGATTAAGCGGTCATTATCCCTTTGATGAAGCCCGATTGACGGCTCATCAAGAATATAAAGCACACCCGTTAGTCGCGAGCCAATTTGTGTCGCTAAACGAATTCGCTGTGCCTCTCCACCGGACAATGTGCCAGCCGCTCGACTAAGCGTTAAATAATCAAGACCGACATTAATTAAAAAGCCAAGCCGCTCGCGAATTTCCCGTAAAATTAAATGAGCAATCTTCGTTTCTTTTTCCGTCAAATCAAGCGAGGCAAAAAACTGCTCAGCTTCTTCAATCGAATCATTCGTCACTTCACTGATATGGCGATCATTGATTTTGACGGCCAAGCTTTCTTTTTTCAAGCGGTAACCTTTACACGTTGGGCACTTTTGCTGTGCCATGTATTTCTCCATTTGCTCGCGAATGTAATCGGAGCTCGTTTCCCGGTAACGGCGCTCGACATTGCCAACTACGCCTTCAAACACCACATGATTCTCACGAATTTGACCGAAATCATTTTCATAGCGGAAGTACACTTTTTCATTGCCAGACCCGTATAAAATTTTATCCATTTGCTCTTTCGGTACATCTTTCACTGGAATGTCCATATTGATTCCATAATGGGTACAAACCGCTTCAAGGAGCTGAGGATAGTATTGAGAGCTTGTCGGTTCCCACGGAGCAATCGCATGTTCTTTTAAACTTAACTCCCAATTCGGAACGACAAGATCGATATCCACTTTAAGCTTCGATCCTAATCCATCACAAGTAGGGCAGGCACCATAAGGACTATTAAACGAGAACATTCGCGGCTCTAATTCTCCAATCGAAAACCCGCAATGAGGACAAGCGTGATGTTCACTGAACAACAGCTCCTCTTTGCCAATGACGTCAATGACGACATTTCCTTCTCCTAGTTTAAGAGCGGCTTCTAATGAATCGGCCAATCGAGCCTCTATGCCTTCTTTCACAACGATTCGGTCAATGACGACTTCAATGGAATGCTTTTTATTTTTTTCTAGTTCAATCTCTTCTTCTATTTCACGCATTTCACCGTCTACACGCACGCGAACATAGCCTTGTCGCTTAATCTCTTCAAACACCTTCACATGTGTCCCTTTGCGACCAGAAACGATCGGTGATAGCACTTGCAGCTTCGTTCGCTCTTCGTATTGCATAATGCGGTCAACCATTTGTTCAATCGTTTGTGAAGTAATTTCAATGCCATGAACTGGACAAACAGGACGGCCGATACGAGCAAACAGAAGTCGTAAGTAATCATAGATTTCTGTCACTGTTCCAACCGTCGAACGAGGGTTGCGGCTCGTCGTTTTCTGATCAATTGAAATCGCTGGCGATAACCCTTCGATCGCGTCCACATCCGGCTTATCCATTTGCCCTAGAAACTGGCGAGCGTAGGCGGACAGCGATTCGACATAACGACGCTGACCCTCCGCATAAATGGTATCAAAGGCGAGCGATGATTTCCCTGAACCCGACAAGCCCGTCAGCACGACTAATTGATCACGCGGAATGGTGATGTCAATATTTTTTAGGTTATGTGCTCTAGCCCCTTTTATTGTAATTTTATCTATTCCCATAAAAAGTCACCCTTCCGATTTCAACTCTAACCATGCATCACGGAGCTCGGCAGCCTTCTCGAAATCAAGAGCTTTAGCCGCTTCCTTCATTTCGCTTTCGAGGTTTTGCATTAAGCGATTTCTTTCCGCTTTTGACATGTTCTTCGTTGTTTCATACACTTCTGCCTCTTCAGCCGCATGAGTCGCTCGAATCACATTGCGAATCTCTTTTTGAATGGTCATTGGTGTGATGCTATGCGTTTCATTGTATTGTTCCTGAATTGACCGACGGCGTTTCGTTTCCTCAATCGCCTTGGCCATCGAATCCGTTATTTTATCCGCATACATAATGACATGGCCGGATGCATTACGCGCAGCTCGCCCCATCGTCTGAATGAGTGAACGCTCTGAGCGCAAGAAGCCTTCCTTATCCGCATCTAAAATCGCAACGAGCGACACCTCTGGAATATCGAGTCCTTCTCTCAATAAGTTAATGCCGACAAGAACGTCATATTTCCCGAGGCGAAGATCCCGAATCACTTCAATTCGTTCAAGCGTTTTAACTTCTGAATGCAAATATTGAACTTTAATACCGATATCTTTTAAATAATCGGTTAAGTCTTCAGACATTTTCTTCGTTAATGTCGTCACTAATACGCGTTCATTTTTCTCAATCCGTTCATGGATTTCAGCGAGAAGATCATCAATTTGTCCCTCAATTGGACGAACATCCACTGTCGGGTCAAGTAAGCCAGTCGGTCGAATAATTTGCTCCGTCATATGCGGTGTATGTTCGATTTCATAAGGTCCCGGTGTCGCTGAAACGTAAATCGCTTGATGTACATGCTCCTCAAACTCCTTAAACATGAGCGGGCGATTATCCTTTGCAGATGGCAGACGGAACCCGTGATCAACAAGCACTTGCTTGCGAGCTTGGTCGCCATTGTACATCCCACGCACTTGCGGAAGAGTTACATGCGACTCATCAATCACGATTAAGAAATCTTTCGGAAAATAATCGAGCAGCGTAAATGGAGTGGAACCAGGTGGTCGCAACACCAAATGACGGGAATAGTTTTCGATACCCGAACAAAAACCCATTTCTCTCATCATTTCTAAATCATAGCGCGTCCGTTGCTCTAATCGTTGCGCCTCTAGTAATTTATTGTCCGCACGCAAAAAGGCGAGTTGTTCCTCTAGCTCTTTTTCAATATTTCCAATGGCAACCTTCATTTTCTCTTCCCGTGTAACGAAGTGGGAAGCAGGAAAAATAGCGACATGTTCTCGATCGCCAAGAATTTCACCCGTTAAAGCATCCACTTCACGAATACGATCAATTTCATCGCCAAAAAACTCAACTCTCACGCAATGCTCATCACGTGAGGCCGGGAAGATCTCAACAACATCACCGCGCACGCGAAACGTTCCACGCTTAAAATCGATATCATTGCGGTCATACTGGATATCCACAAGACGACGTAAAAGCTGATTGCGCTCCATTTCCATGCCAGCTCGTAATGAAATCACAAGCTCGCGATATTCTTCCGGAGAACCTAAGCCGTAAATACAGGAAACACTAGCAATGATGATCACATCATTGCGCTCAAATAACGACGATGTCGCTGAATGCCGCAGTTTATCAATCTCATCATTAATACTGGCATCTTTTTCAATAAACGTATCCGTTTGCGGCACATACGCTTCCGGCTGGTAATAATCATAGTAGCTAACGAAATATTCAACCGCGTTATTAGGAAAGAACTCTTTAAATTCGCTGTATAGCTGTCCTGCTAATGTTTTATTATGAGCGATCACAAGCGTCGGTTTATTGACTTCTTTAATCACATTAGAAATCGTAAATGTCTTTCCTGTTCCCGTTGCTCCAAGCAGGGTTTGCTGCTTCTTTCCTTGCTTAATGCCTTCAACTAGCTCGGCAATCGCTGCGGGCTGATCACCTTGTGGACTGTATTTAGAAACTATCTTAAATTGATTTGCCACACTCTGTCCCCCCTGCTGACCTTTTTCCTCTATCATACTCTTTGATCGATCATCATTTCCATTTTTAACTTCATCGATTTCGCTACTTATCATATTGCCCATTTTATCATAATTAAAACAAGGAAAGCCACCATTTAACGTACGTACGTTCTGTTCGATTAAAAAATATCCACAAACAAAAAAAAGCAGGAGCCGCTTGCTCCCGCTATTTTCAGACTAAAATATCCATCCAGATCTTCACAGCCGTCGCTGCAATTAACACCGCAAGCAGCCATTGAAGAATCTTTGTATTCATTTTTTGACCGGCTTTCGCACCGAGTGGTGAGGCGATGATGCTTGCCACGACCATAATGAGCGCAGGGAGAAACAACACTTGCCCGGTCATTAGCTTTCCTGCCGTTGAACCAATCGATGAAATAAAGGTAATGGCTAGGGAGCTCGCAATGGTCATTCTTGTCGGGATTTTTAACACAACAAGCATAATCGGCACGAGCAAAAACGCTCCCGCTGCACCAACAATTCCCGCTCCTACCCCCACGATAAAAGCAAGCGCTGCAGCTAGCCATTTATTAAACGTAATATCTTCAAGCGGACGATCATCAAGATTTTTCTTCGGAATAAACATCATGATTGCGGCTAAAGCCGCTAAAACTCCATAAATTACGTTAACTGTCGATTCGGCCATATTTTCAGAGCCAAACCCACCTATGAAGCTACCAATTAATATGGCGACGCCCATGTAGATAATTAATGTTTTATTTAAATAATCACTTTTGCGATACGCCCAAACTCCAGCGATGGTCGCAAAAAAGACTTGAACCGCACTAATGCCGGCCACTTCATGAGCCGAAAAGGCGGCGAACCCTAGCATAGGCGGGATATATAAGAGCATTGGATATTTAATAATGGAACCACCGATTCCGACCATTCCAGAAATAAACGAACCGATAAAACCAATGAGAAATATGGTGATAATAAAACCTATTGACTCATCCATTCTCTATTTCACCTCTTCCTTATTTAGGATGTGCTTATTGCTTCCAGCTACAGATCCCATCTTGAACATTGGTGACACTTGTAAAACCTTTTTTCTTCAACAATTGAGCGGCTTTTTGACTGCGCATGCCGCTTTGGCACATGACGATCACTTCTTTGTTACGATCAAGTTCGTTCACACGTGAGGCAAGCTGTTGCAAGGGAATATTTTGAAACCCTCTCACATGATGACCTTTATACTCTCCTGATGTTCTGACGTCTACAAATTGTTTGTTTCCCTCCTTTAACTCTTGCTGCAAATCATCCATTGAGATGTGACGAATTCCTTTGGCAGGAATCATATTTTTTATTGAAATAAAGACAAAAATAGCTAGTAATACATAAAAAATTATACTCATCGTTATGCTCCTTTTTAACGACTTTTCATTAGCAATTCGACCGCTTCTTTCACCATATCATCTGTTTTTTCGCCGTTTTCCATATTGAAGCGAACACATTGTTCTAAATTCTGGCTGACCACTACCCCGATCGTACGATTGATCGCTCCTTGAATAGCACTTAGCTGCATCACAATATCCGCGCAGTCCTTTTCTTCCTCCATCATTCGCAGGACGCCGCGCACTTGTCCTTCTATCCGCTTTAAGCGGTTGCGTACATCTTTATCGTATGCCATGGCGGCTACCTCCTATCAGAAAGAGCCAGGCGAAAGGCCCGGCTCATGAAATTATTTCAACAGAGACATGACTGCTTGTGGATCATAGCCTAGCACCCATTGTCCGTTGACTTCCGTTTGTGGAACGCCCATTTGACCTGTCGTTTCCACTAGACGTTGCGCTGCTTGTCGGTCTTGTTGCACATTTACTTCTTTATAAGAAATGCCTTGCTCGTTCAAGAAATTTTTCATCATTGTGCAATAAGGACATGTGTTTGTTGAATATACGGTTACTTTATTCATGACTCATTCTCTCCTTTTTCTACTTCTTCACCCGCTGCTTTCCACACTGAAAAGCCGCCTTCTACATTTTCAATGTTCTTAAACCCTGCTGCTTGTAGCACGCTTGTTCCAATGGGTGAGCGAGCACCTGATTGACAGTGAACAAGCATTTTCTTATCTTTCGGAAGATCCGCTAGTTGATCTTGTAAATAGCCAAGCATATGGTGGTGTGCCCCTGAAATATGGCCTGCATTCCACTCCGCTTGCTGACGGATATCCATCACATACACATCTTCATTTTGATATTGAGCTTTAAATGTTTCAATATTGATGTTTTGATATTGTTCTAACTCATCTGCTTCGCTAACAGCTTTCGGATCAGCAAAAGCGATCATTCGATCCAAACCGATGGATTCCAGTGCTAGTTGAATTTCTTTCGCTTGGCCTTTCTCCGCAATCAACACAATATCTTGTTCGTAATCTAGCATCCACCCCGCCCAGTTTGTGAAAATTTTCGAGAATGGAATATTTATCGTTCCTTCAATATGACCATTGGCAAAATCTATACCATTTCGAGTATCAACAACCACTGTATTATCTTGATTTAGGAATCCTTGCAACCCCTTATACGTTTCAATATAAGGAATTTCCTCATTTGTTAACACTTTAGGACCTACTTTATTTACCTTTTTCATCATGGCAAAATATTTGGGCGGCTCTGGCTGGTCTTTCAGTAATTCTTTATGGAATTCTTCTTTATCTTCAATTTGAAGCGCCCAGTTATTTACTTTTTCATAACCCACCGTTGAAAGCGGTACAGCTCCCAGCGATTTTCCACAAGCACTTCCTGCCCCATGTGCTGGCCATACTAATAAATAGTCTGGAAGCTGCTTAAAACGTTGAATCGAGTCAAACGTTTGCAATGCTCCAGCATCAGCCGTTCCTTTCACACCTGCCGCTTTCTCTAGTAAGTCCGGACGACCTACATCGCCAACAAATACGAAGTCTCCTGTGAAAATTCCCATCGGTACATCTGAACCGCCGCCTTTATCTGTAACAATAAAGGAAATACTTTCAGGGGTATGACCTGGCGTATGCATGACTTTAAATTTAATATGTCCAATCGTAAACCTATCGCCATCTTTCACAAGTGTAGCTGAAAGACCGTTTAAATATTGATACTTCCAATTCTTGTCGCCTTCATCAGATAAATATAATTTTGATCCGTGATCATGAGCAAGCTGACGAGCGCCTGAGACAAAGTCTGCATGAATGTGCGTTTCTGTTGCTGCGGCTAAATGGAAGCCTTCTTTTTTCGCCGTTTCTACATAAGGAGTAATATCACGAGCAGGATCAATAACAATCGCCTCACCCGTTTTTTGACATCCGACCATATAAGAATATTGAGCTAATTTTTCATCAAAGTAAGAACGAAAAAACATACTGTATCTCCTTCTCTCTATTTTACCCTATAGGGTATATGTTATCTTGGCTCTTATAATACCCCATACCCTATAAAAAGGCAAGAGAAAAATTTCAACGAATAAAAAATCAGCCTCCCTACAGAATGGAAGCTGATTTTCTTACTTATTCAGTTTCATATTTTTCATCATTAGATTGGATAGCCAGAAGCCAACCGTTAAAGAAGCGGCATCGATAATAATGAGTGTCCATGTATGTGTATACCCTTTGTAAACAGAAGCGGCAATTAAAGCGACTGTTAATGTTAAACCTAGCAGCTGATTATATGTGACTCTTGTAAAAAAAACGACAAGCAAGCCAGGCATAAATATGGCTAGAATGATTTTATCAATCATGTTTTCACTCCCGGATAAGACCCTTTTTTCTACCATCTTAGCCTATTTGCTTTACTGAAAAAAGACTAAGTTTTATTTGTCCGCGTACTTTTGAACAATCATTTCCGTAACATAATTTAATTCATTATGAGGAATAAATTCTTCAGACAGCATATCTGGCAGTATATGTTCAATAAAATATTGGACACAGTGCATCTCATGAAATTTCATAATCGTCGATAGTGCTTCTTGATATATTTCGAGAAATAATGGTTCCGGATTGCGCTTCAGTATTTCTCCAAACGATTCATAGAGAAGATCAATTTTATCAGCGACCGATAAAATTCGACCTTCAAGTGTGCCATCCTTGCCTTCTTTGAACCGTTCCATATAAACGGCTTGCAATTCTTCCGGAAACTCCTGCTCCACAAACTTCTTCGCCATTTGCTCTTCCACCTGTGAAAAGAGCGCATTCAACTCGTGAGAAGCATATTTGACGGGTGTTTTAATATCGCCAGTGAATAGCTCTGCATAGTCATGGTTCAATGCTTTTTCATACAAGGAACGCCAATTGACAGATTCCCCTGCCATTTCTTCAATCGTCCCTAGAAATTGAGCAATCTTGGTAACTTTAAAGGAATGAGCCGCTACCGTATGTGTTTGATATTTAAATTTCCCCGGTAATCGAAATAAATGCTCAAGATCAGATAAACTTTTAAAATAATTATGCACGCCCATCAAATCACTCCTCCCTGTCTTTACATTAACAATTGAAGAAAATGAGCCAAAAGTCAAGCAAAAGAATGACATTATTAATAAAAATGGACATATTCTAAATGTAGTCATACAATCAGTAAGTAGTGTTTTTATCTTTTTTAATGAGGTGAACAAAAGTGAGTTTATGGGAATTCTTCGTTGCTTTTATTTTAGGTATGGTCGAAGGAGCAACGGAATTTGCTCCTGTTTCATCAACAGGACATATGATTATTGTCGATGATATGTTATTGAAATCGAAAGAAATGCTTTCCGAACCAGTGGCCAATACGTTCAAAGTGGTCATTCAGCTCGGTTCTATTTTAGCGGTTGTCATTGTGTTTAAAGATCGCTTCTTTAACTTGCTTGGGTTAAAAAAGAGAACGACAGCTCATCAGCAAGGATCGACCCAGCTAAAATTAAGTGTTGTCATCGTTGGTCTAATTCCAGCTACCATTCTCGGTTTTTTATTTGACGATTATATTGACGAGCATCTTTTTTCAGTCAACACCGTACTGATTGCATTGGTGGCGGGTGCTGTGCTGATGTTAATCGCTGACAAATTTGCGCCAAAATATGTCCAAGCAGAAACTGTGGATGAAGTCACTTATAAACAAGCCTTCTTCGTCGGGCTGTTTCAATGTTTAGCGCTTTGGCCAGGATTTTCTCGTTCGGGTGCCACCATTTCTGGAGGCGTCTTGCTCGGGTTAAGTCACCGGGCCGCTGCCGACTTTACTTTTATTATGGCCGTCCCTATTATGGCAGGTGCCAGCGCATTATCACTTATTAGCAATTGGGAGTATTTCACACCAGATGTATTGCCATTTTTCATCGTCGGATTTATCAGCGCCTTTATTTTCGCCTTGATATCAATCCGCTTCTTCCTAGTGCTAATTGATAAAATCAAACTAACACCGTTTGCCATTTATCGTATCGTGTTAGCCGCTGTGATTTATTTTGTATTTTTGTAAAAACAAAAGCCTGATTCGCTTAAGCGAATCAGGCTTCTTCTATAGGTTCGTCTTTAATGTCACCCTCTATTTCGGATGAGAAGATTTCTTTTTTTGTGACTTCAATAAATTTAATGTGATATCCTTCCATTTCGATGACTTTGAAGGAGTAGTTGTCACGTTCGATCGTGTCACCTTCTTGGACTTCAAATTGTTCGGTTAAAATCCAGCCGCCGACTGTATCGACGTCTTCATCATCAATGTCGAGTCCGAAAAGATCATTGACTTCACTAATGAGTACTTTTCCATCTAGAACCACTTGACGGTCATTCATTCGTTTAATCATTGGCGTTTCGTCTTGGTCAAATTCGTCACGAATTTCGCCAACGATTTCTTCGATGATATCTTCTACGGTAACGAGTCCGGCTGTACCACCATATTCATCAATTAAGATCGCCATTTGAATGCGGTCTTTTTGCATTTTGACGAGCAGATCATGAATGGCAATCGATTCGATGACTTGGATTACCGGACGAACATAATGTTCAATGCTTACTTCTTTCTTGCTTTC
Proteins encoded in this region:
- the uvrA gene encoding excinuclease ABC subunit UvrA, which produces MGIDKITIKGARAHNLKNIDITIPRDQLVVLTGLSGSGKSSLAFDTIYAEGQRRYVESLSAYARQFLGQMDKPDVDAIEGLSPAISIDQKTTSRNPRSTVGTVTEIYDYLRLLFARIGRPVCPVHGIEITSQTIEQMVDRIMQYEERTKLQVLSPIVSGRKGTHVKVFEEIKRQGYVRVRVDGEMREIEEEIELEKNKKHSIEVVIDRIVVKEGIEARLADSLEAALKLGEGNVVIDVIGKEELLFSEHHACPHCGFSIGELEPRMFSFNSPYGACPTCDGLGSKLKVDIDLVVPNWELSLKEHAIAPWEPTSSQYYPQLLEAVCTHYGINMDIPVKDVPKEQMDKILYGSGNEKVYFRYENDFGQIRENHVVFEGVVGNVERRYRETSSDYIREQMEKYMAQQKCPTCKGYRLKKESLAVKINDRHISEVTNDSIEEAEQFFASLDLTEKETKIAHLILREIRERLGFLINVGLDYLTLSRAAGTLSGGEAQRIRLATQIGSRLTGVLYILDEPSIGLHQRDNDRLIHTMQEMRDIGNTLIVVEHDEDTMLAADYLIDVGPGAGVHGGEIVSAGTPEQVMNDPASLTGQYLSGKKYIPLPNERRQPDGRWIEVTGAKENNLKNVKAKFPLGLFTAVTGVSGSGKSTLINEILHKSLAQKLHKAKNKPGQHREIKGIEHLEKVIDIDQSPIGRTPRSNPATYTGVFDDIRDVFAATNEAKVRGYKKGRFSFNVKGGRCEACRGDGIIKIEMHFLPDVYVPCEVCHGKRYNRETLEVKYKGKNISDVLAMTVEDALQFFENIPKIKRKLQTIADVGLGYITLGQPATTLSGGEAQRVKLASELHRRSNGRSFYILDEPTTGLHVDDISRLLHVLQRLVDNGDTVLVIEHNLDVIKTADYIVDLGPEGGDRGGMIVALGTPEEVAEVEGSYTGYYLNKVLVRDRERGMKVNS
- the uvrB gene encoding excinuclease ABC subunit UvrB, translated to MANQFKIVSKYSPQGDQPAAIAELVEGIKQGKKQQTLLGATGTGKTFTISNVIKEVNKPTLVIAHNKTLAGQLYSEFKEFFPNNAVEYFVSYYDYYQPEAYVPQTDTFIEKDASINDEIDKLRHSATSSLFERNDVIIIASVSCIYGLGSPEEYRELVISLRAGMEMERNQLLRRLVDIQYDRNDIDFKRGTFRVRGDVVEIFPASRDEHCVRVEFFGDEIDRIREVDALTGEILGDREHVAIFPASHFVTREEKMKVAIGNIEKELEEQLAFLRADNKLLEAQRLEQRTRYDLEMMREMGFCSGIENYSRHLVLRPPGSTPFTLLDYFPKDFLIVIDESHVTLPQVRGMYNGDQARKQVLVDHGFRLPSAKDNRPLMFKEFEEHVHQAIYVSATPGPYEIEHTPHMTEQIIRPTGLLDPTVDVRPIEGQIDDLLAEIHERIEKNERVLVTTLTKKMSEDLTDYLKDIGIKVQYLHSEVKTLERIEVIRDLRLGKYDVLVGINLLREGLDIPEVSLVAILDADKEGFLRSERSLIQTMGRAARNASGHVIMYADKITDSMAKAIEETKRRRSIQEQYNETHSITPMTIQKEIRNVIRATHAAEEAEVYETTKNMSKAERNRLMQNLESEMKEAAKALDFEKAAELRDAWLELKSEG
- a CDS encoding sulfite exporter TauE/SafE family protein; protein product: MDESIGFIITIFLIGFIGSFISGMVGIGGSIIKYPMLLYIPPMLGFAAFSAHEVAGISAVQVFFATIAGVWAYRKSDYLNKTLIIYMGVAILIGSFIGGFGSENMAESTVNVIYGVLAALAAIMMFIPKKNLDDRPLEDITFNKWLAAALAFIVGVGAGIVGAAGAFLLVPIMLVVLKIPTRMTIASSLAITFISSIGSTAGKLMTGQVLFLPALIMVVASIIASPLGAKAGQKMNTKILQWLLAVLIAATAVKIWMDILV
- a CDS encoding rhodanese-like domain-containing protein, whose translation is MSIIFYVLLAIFVFISIKNMIPAKGIRHISMDDLQQELKEGNKQFVDVRTSGEYKGHHVRGFQNIPLQQLASRVNELDRNKEVIVMCQSGMRSQKAAQLLKKKGFTSVTNVQDGICSWKQ
- a CDS encoding metal-sensitive transcriptional regulator; this translates as MAYDKDVRNRLKRIEGQVRGVLRMMEEEKDCADIVMQLSAIQGAINRTIGVVVSQNLEQCVRFNMENGEKTDDMVKEAVELLMKSR
- a CDS encoding glutaredoxin family protein; this encodes MNKVTVYSTNTCPYCTMMKNFLNEQGISYKEVNVQQDRQAAQRLVETTGQMGVPQTEVNGQWVLGYDPQAVMSLLK
- a CDS encoding MBL fold metallo-hydrolase, whose translation is MFFRSYFDEKLAQYSYMVGCQKTGEAIVIDPARDITPYVETAKKEGFHLAAATETHIHADFVSGARQLAHDHGSKLYLSDEGDKNWKYQYLNGLSATLVKDGDRFTIGHIKFKVMHTPGHTPESISFIVTDKGGGSDVPMGIFTGDFVFVGDVGRPDLLEKAAGVKGTADAGALQTFDSIQRFKQLPDYLLVWPAHGAGSACGKSLGAVPLSTVGYEKVNNWALQIEDKEEFHKELLKDQPEPPKYFAMMKKVNKVGPKVLTNEEIPYIETYKGLQGFLNQDNTVVVDTRNGIDFANGHIEGTINIPFSKIFTNWAGWMLDYEQDIVLIAEKGQAKEIQLALESIGLDRMIAFADPKAVSEADELEQYQNINIETFKAQYQNEDVYVMDIRQQAEWNAGHISGAHHHMLGYLQDQLADLPKDKKMLVHCQSGARSPIGTSVLQAAGFKNIENVEGGFSVWKAAGEEVEKGENES
- a CDS encoding CsbA family protein, whose product is MIDKIILAIFMPGLLVVFFTRVTYNQLLGLTLTVALIAASVYKGYTHTWTLIIIDAASLTVGFWLSNLMMKNMKLNK
- a CDS encoding YfbR-like 5'-deoxynucleotidase, with the protein product MGVHNYFKSLSDLEHLFRLPGKFKYQTHTVAAHSFKVTKIAQFLGTIEEMAGESVNWRSLYEKALNHDYAELFTGDIKTPVKYASHELNALFSQVEEQMAKKFVEQEFPEELQAVYMERFKEGKDGTLEGRILSVADKIDLLYESFGEILKRNPEPLFLEIYQEALSTIMKFHEMHCVQYFIEHILPDMLSEEFIPHNELNYVTEMIVQKYADK
- a CDS encoding undecaprenyl-diphosphate phosphatase — encoded protein: MSLWEFFVAFILGMVEGATEFAPVSSTGHMIIVDDMLLKSKEMLSEPVANTFKVVIQLGSILAVVIVFKDRFFNLLGLKKRTTAHQQGSTQLKLSVVIVGLIPATILGFLFDDYIDEHLFSVNTVLIALVAGAVLMLIADKFAPKYVQAETVDEVTYKQAFFVGLFQCLALWPGFSRSGATISGGVLLGLSHRAAADFTFIMAVPIMAGASALSLISNWEYFTPDVLPFFIVGFISAFIFALISIRFFLVLIDKIKLTPFAIYRIVLAAVIYFVFL